Sequence from the Chitinophagales bacterium genome:
TATTGGGGCGAATATTTTAACAATCCGGGCAGAGTTGGCAAATGTATCTGCCTTACTAATAGTAATTTTGCGGGCTGCAAGTTAAATAAGATTGAATGAATACCGTATATGTTATTGATGCTATTCGGACCCCTATAGGAAAATACGGAGGCGCTTTAAGTTCTGTTCGTCCTGACGATCTTGCTGCTACCGTTATTAAATCTATTATAGAACGGAATCCTAATATAGATACAGACCTTATCGAAGATGTAATATTGGGCGATGCCAACCAGGCTGGTGAAGACAACCGTAATGTAGCAAGGATGGCGCTTCTCCTGGCTGGATTACCTGTACATATTGCTGGTTCCACAGTAAACAGGTTGTGCGCTTCCGGACTTGATGCAATAATAAATGCAAGCCGGGCTATTCGCTGTGGTGATGGAGATGTGTATTTAGCAGGAGGTGTTGAAAGTATGAGCCGCGCTCCTTTTGTAATGGCGAAATCAGAAACTCCTTTTGATAGAAAGCCCGAGGTTTTTGACACCACCATTGGCTGGCGCTTTATAAATAAAAATCTGGCCGACAAATATTACCCTTTTTCCATGGGTCAAACAGCTGAAAATATTGCTAAGAAATGGAAAATTAAAAGGGAGGAACAGGATGAATTTGCTTTCCATTCATCATCAAAATATGAAAAGGCTTTTGAGAAGGAAAAATTTAAAGAAGAAATAGTTCCTGTTTATGTCAGAATAAATAAAGAGGAGGAAATTTTTGTTATAAAAGATGAGCAACCACGTCTTCCATCCCTGGAAAAGCTTGCAGCTTTAAAACCCGCCTTTATGGAAAATGGAACTGTTACGGCGGGTAATTCTTCCGGCATAAATGATGGAGCTGCCATGCTGCTGCTCGCTTCTGAAAATGCAGTAAAAAGATTTAATTTGATGCCTATGGCCCGAATAGTGGGCAGTGCAGTAGCCGGAGTGGAGCCCGAATTTATGGGCATTGGGCCTGTTCCTGCCACACAAAAAGCGTTGAAACGGGCGAATGTTGATTTGGAGGATATTGACCTTGTTGAGCTAAATGAAGCTTTTGCCTCTCAATCTATTGCATGCATCCGGGAGTTGGATTTAAATCCAAAGAAGGTTAACGTGAATGGAGGTGCCATAGCAATTGGCCATCCATTAGGCTGCAGCGGTGCAAGAATTTCCACCACTTTGCTTCATGAAATGAAGCGTAATAAAGCTAAATATGGATTGGCGACCATGTGTGTAGGTGTTGGGCAGGGTGCATCTGTTATTTATGAAGGCATTGATCTATAGTAAGATATATGATTGGTAAAAAAAATAAACTTCGGGGTCAGGGTGAGACAATTCTAACGGATCCCTTTAAGTTGTTACCTCGTAAAGAAAAAAATAGCTCCCGGTGATCCGCAGAGTTGTTATAGAACTCTGTTATAATGGTAGCAGGTACCAGGGCTGGCAAATTCAAAAGAATACAGATAATACCATACAGCGTGAGGTTAATGAAAAGCTTTCTATATTATTCAGGGAAAAGATAATGGTATTGGCATCCGGGCGCACTGATTCCGGAGTGCATGCCAGACAAAATTTTGTTCATTTTGATACAGACAAGGAAATTTTACCTGATTTTTTAAGAAGAATGAATTTTTTGTTGTCACGTGATATTTCGTTGAAAAATGTTTTTATTGCTAATGAAAATTTTAATGCCCGATTTGATGCCAAAGCCCGCAGCTACCAATATTTAATTTCTTATGAAAAAAACCCTTTCATTTCAGAATTCAGCTGCTATTATCCCTATCCGGAATTATCCGTGACCACGTTGAACGAGGCAGCAAAACTCTTTCAATCCCATACCGACTTTGCCGCTTTTAGTAAAAGAAGGACGCAAGTAAAAACCTCTCTGTGTAAAATCAGTTTTGCATGCTGGCATTTTGACGCAAAAGAAAATCTTTTGACATTCAACATTACGGCCAACCGGTTTCTGCGCGGTATGGTTCGTGGTATTG
This genomic interval carries:
- a CDS encoding acetyl-CoA C-acyltransferase, whose protein sequence is MNTVYVIDAIRTPIGKYGGALSSVRPDDLAATVIKSIIERNPNIDTDLIEDVILGDANQAGEDNRNVARMALLLAGLPVHIAGSTVNRLCASGLDAIINASRAIRCGDGDVYLAGGVESMSRAPFVMAKSETPFDRKPEVFDTTIGWRFINKNLADKYYPFSMGQTAENIAKKWKIKREEQDEFAFHSSSKYEKAFEKEKFKEEIVPVYVRINKEEEIFVIKDEQPRLPSLEKLAALKPAFMENGTVTAGNSSGINDGAAMLLLASENAVKRFNLMPMARIVGSAVAGVEPEFMGIGPVPATQKALKRANVDLEDIDLVELNEAFASQSIACIRELDLNPKKVNVNGGAIAIGHPLGCSGARISTTLLHEMKRNKAKYGLATMCVGVGQGASVIYEGIDL
- the truA gene encoding tRNA pseudouridine(38-40) synthase TruA: MIRRVVIELCYNGSRYQGWQIQKNTDNTIQREVNEKLSILFREKIMVLASGRTDSGVHARQNFVHFDTDKEILPDFLRRMNFLLSRDISLKNVFIANENFNARFDAKARSYQYLISYEKNPFISEFSCYYPYPELSVTTLNEAAKLFQSHTDFAAFSKRRTQVKTSLCKISFACWHFDAKENLLTFNITANRFLRGMVRGIVATSIRYARQKITLEDLNTILKSGQPHKTDFSAPAQGLTLMSVEYKKDQLQKLKF